The region GGAACGCCGTGCCGAGAGCGATGGAAGCATTGCCCAGGTAGAGCGGGTTCCGCGTCCAGCAGAAGGGTCCGCTTTCGATCAGCCGCCTGCCCGGCGTGGTTCCGCGAGTGCGGCACGAGCCCCGGATGTGTCGCACGCTCGCGACGCGGATCGCCTCACCGCACGCCATCAGGCTCAACCCGACCGTCGCCGAGAGCGCCGTTGGCTGCGCAAAGACGACCCACGCGATCAAGAACGGGATCGGCGTGTAGTCGCGCCAACGGAACAGCGCTCCCCCGATCCGCACGAGGGCGGTTCGCTTTGACCGGGCTGTCGTCGGCGCTGTCTCCATGCGTTCCTCGGTAGGTGCCGCAGGCGACGCGGCTCG is a window of Candidatus Poribacteria bacterium DNA encoding:
- a CDS encoding DUF1295 domain-containing protein; translated protein: METAPTTARSKRTALVRIGGALFRWRDYTPIPFLIAWVVFAQPTALSATVGLSLMACGEAIRVASVRHIRGSCRTRGTTPGRRLIESGPFCWTRNPLYLGNASIALGTAFLSGRWWAIVATLVLFVVQYVPIVRWEEEQLRRQFGEEYAEYRRRVPRWFPRPRRRAEGAEPIAVREAMRIERRTLVAILVTCALFLARWWTSA